In Streptococcus dysgalactiae subsp. dysgalactiae, the following are encoded in one genomic region:
- the rpoE gene encoding DNA-directed RNA polymerase subunit delta: MKLDVFAGQEKSELSMIEVARAILEERGRDHEMYFSDLVNEIQNYLGKSDADIRHALPFFYTDLNTDGSFIPLGDNKWGLRSWYAIDEIDEEIITLEDDEDGAQKRKKKRVNAFMDGDEDAIDYSDDDPEDEDFTEESADIEYDEEDPDDEKSEVESYDSELNEIIPEDDFEEVDINEEDEEEEEDEEEDEE; encoded by the coding sequence TTGAAATTAGACGTATTTGCAGGACAAGAAAAAAGCGAACTTTCCATGATTGAAGTGGCGCGTGCCATTTTGGAAGAGCGTGGTCGCGATCATGAGATGTACTTTAGCGACTTAGTGAATGAGATTCAAAACTACTTAGGAAAATCTGATGCAGATATTCGTCATGCATTGCCATTTTTCTACACTGACTTAAATACGGATGGCTCATTTATTCCTCTTGGTGATAACAAATGGGGCCTTCGCTCATGGTATGCCATTGATGAAATCGATGAAGAAATCATTACCTTGGAAGATGATGAAGATGGCGCACAGAAACGTAAGAAAAAACGAGTTAATGCCTTTATGGATGGGGACGAAGACGCTATTGATTATAGTGATGACGACCCAGAAGATGAAGATTTTACAGAAGAATCAGCTGATATTGAGTACGATGAAGAAGATCCTGATGATGAAAAATCAGAAGTGGAATCTTACGACTCAGAGTTAAACGAAATTATTCCCGAAGATGATTTTGAGGAAGTTGATATCAACGAAGAAGATGAGGAAGAAGAAGAGGATGAGGAAGAAGACGAGGAATAA
- a CDS encoding CTP synthase, translating into MTKYIFVTGGVVSSIGKGIVAASLGRLLKNRGLKVTIQKFDPYINIDPGTMSPYQHGEVYVTDDGAETDLDLGHYERFIDINLNKYSNVTTGKIYSEVLRKERKGEYLGATVQVIPHITDALKEKIKRAASTMDSDVIITEVGGTVGDIESLPFLEALRQMKADVGSENVMYIHTTLLPYLKAAGEMKTKPTQHSVKELRGLGIQPNMLVIRTEEPVEQGIKNKLAQFCDVNPEAVIESRDVEHLYQIPLNLQAQSMDQIVCDHLKLNVPKADMTDWSAMVDKVMNLRKTTKIALVGKYVELPDAYLSVVEALKHSGYANDTAIDLKWVNANDVTADNAADLLGDADGIIVPGGFGQRGTEGKIQAIRYARENDVPMLGICLGMQLTCVEFARHVLNMEGANSFELEPSTKYPIIDTMRDQIDIEDMGGTLRLGLYPCKLKPASKAAAAYNHQEVVQRRHRHRYEFNNKFRPEFEAAGFVFSGVSPDNRLVEIVELPEKKFFVAAQYHPELQSRPNRPEELYTAFVTAAVQNSK; encoded by the coding sequence ATGACAAAATACATTTTTGTAACTGGTGGTGTGGTATCGTCAATTGGTAAAGGGATTGTAGCAGCAAGCCTTGGCCGCTTGCTTAAAAATCGTGGGTTAAAGGTAACGATTCAAAAATTTGATCCCTATATTAATATTGACCCGGGAACAATGAGTCCTTATCAACACGGAGAAGTCTACGTAACCGATGATGGCGCTGAAACCGACTTGGACTTGGGTCACTATGAACGTTTTATCGATATCAATTTGAACAAGTATTCAAACGTCACAACCGGTAAAATCTACAGCGAGGTCCTTCGTAAAGAACGTAAAGGTGAATATCTTGGTGCGACTGTTCAGGTTATTCCTCATATCACAGATGCCCTTAAAGAAAAAATCAAACGCGCAGCTTCAACAATGGATTCTGATGTGATTATTACTGAGGTTGGGGGCACCGTTGGAGATATTGAAAGTTTGCCATTCTTAGAAGCTCTCCGTCAAATGAAAGCAGATGTTGGTTCTGAAAACGTCATGTATATTCATACAACCCTGTTGCCATACCTCAAAGCTGCAGGTGAAATGAAAACTAAACCAACGCAACATTCCGTTAAAGAATTACGTGGACTTGGGATTCAACCTAATATGTTGGTTATTCGTACCGAGGAGCCAGTGGAGCAGGGCATAAAAAATAAATTGGCTCAATTCTGTGATGTGAATCCAGAAGCTGTTATCGAGTCACGTGATGTGGAACACCTTTACCAAATTCCTTTGAATTTGCAAGCTCAGTCGATGGATCAGATTGTTTGTGATCATTTAAAATTAAATGTACCAAAAGCTGATATGACCGATTGGTCAGCTATGGTCGACAAGGTGATGAATTTAAGAAAAACAACCAAAATTGCCTTGGTTGGTAAATATGTGGAATTGCCAGATGCTTACTTATCTGTTGTGGAAGCGTTGAAACATTCTGGTTATGCCAATGATACCGCAATTGACCTAAAATGGGTTAATGCCAATGATGTGACGGCTGATAATGCAGCTGATCTGTTAGGAGATGCTGATGGGATTATTGTACCAGGTGGTTTTGGTCAACGTGGGACAGAAGGTAAGATTCAAGCGATTCGCTATGCCCGTGAAAATGATGTGCCAATGCTTGGTATCTGTCTTGGCATGCAATTGACCTGTGTTGAATTTGCCCGTCATGTCCTCAATATGGAAGGTGCAAACTCTTTTGAATTAGAGCCAAGTACTAAATACCCAATCATTGATACCATGCGCGATCAAATTGATATTGAAGATATGGGAGGTACGCTTCGTCTTGGATTGTACCCATGTAAATTGAAGCCGGCTTCCAAAGCAGCAGCAGCTTACAATCACCAAGAAGTGGTGCAACGCCGTCATCGTCACCGTTATGAGTTCAACAACAAATTCCGTCCAGAATTTGAAGCAGCTGGTTTTGTTTTCTCAGGGGTATCACCTGACAACCGCTTAGTTGAAATTGTAGAATTGCCAGAGAAAAAATTCTTTGTGGCAGCCCAATACCACCCAGAATTGCAAAGTCGTCCAAATCGTCCAGAAGAATTATACACGGCATTTGTGACAGCTGCTGTTCAAAACAGCAAATAA
- a CDS encoding sensor histidine kinase — protein sequence MMSLLLPLLERIGLIILLANLLMISPFYKRLMHDRQSIKVRWILIMTFSVFAIISNFTGVLISQQVGVDNGGLVNLSSHNSIANTRTLTIGMSGLIGGPFVGFFVGLISGAVRWLQGGSAPYTYFISSLLIGGLSGLVGRVSLTHKRYPQVWQGSLCGALMEVIQMLCILIFLPDKEQAWTLIQTIALPMVFVNALGTGIFLSIILGTLRQEESMKAVQTHDVLELANKTLLYFRQGLTEASAQKAALEIKKFMRVSAVSVTNRHAILAHVGAGSDHHIPTREIITDLSREAIETGRIQVVRQKAQIGCSHPDCPLEAAVVVPLFVKKGVVGSFKLYFTDASNLTYVDEQLASGLGHIFSSQLELGQMALEQGLLKDAEIKSLQAQVNPHFLFNAINTISALIRVDSEKARHLLLQLGHYFRANLNSTRQNVISVDSELKHLEAYLTIEQARFPNRYEVIIDIPEALKSAAIPPFMIQILVENALKHAFTGRKKDNKVWVMARQKASGYLRLTVKDNGQGIAPEKLALLGKTVVTSEKGTGSALENLNKRLMSLYGNKAIFEVTSDQSGTSFVLQIPFNQLKERTT from the coding sequence ATGATGTCATTGTTGTTGCCCTTACTTGAACGGATAGGTTTGATTATTTTGCTGGCTAATCTATTAATGATTAGCCCTTTTTATAAACGATTGATGCATGACCGTCAATCCATCAAAGTGAGATGGATTCTGATTATGACGTTCAGTGTTTTTGCAATCATTAGTAATTTTACAGGTGTTCTGATTTCCCAACAAGTTGGGGTAGATAATGGTGGATTAGTTAATCTGTCTTCCCACAATTCGATCGCTAATACGAGAACATTGACGATTGGGATGTCAGGGTTAATTGGTGGTCCTTTTGTCGGTTTTTTTGTCGGTTTGATTTCAGGAGCTGTGCGTTGGCTTCAGGGTGGTAGCGCTCCTTATACCTATTTTATTTCATCTTTATTGATTGGTGGATTATCAGGATTAGTGGGGCGTGTGAGCTTGACTCATAAACGTTATCCTCAAGTATGGCAAGGAAGCCTCTGTGGTGCTTTGATGGAAGTGATTCAGATGCTTTGCATCTTGATTTTCTTACCAGATAAGGAACAAGCTTGGACCTTGATTCAAACCATTGCACTCCCTATGGTTTTTGTGAATGCTTTGGGGACAGGGATTTTTCTATCTATTATTCTTGGCACCTTACGTCAAGAAGAAAGCATGAAAGCTGTTCAAACGCACGATGTCTTGGAGTTGGCCAATAAAACCTTGCTTTATTTTCGGCAAGGGTTAACGGAAGCTTCAGCTCAGAAAGCAGCTTTAGAAATTAAAAAGTTTATGCGCGTGTCAGCTGTGAGTGTTACTAATCGTCACGCTATATTGGCCCATGTGGGGGCTGGCAGTGACCATCATATTCCGACTCGAGAAATCATTACTGATTTGTCTCGAGAAGCTATTGAGACGGGACGTATTCAGGTGGTTCGTCAAAAAGCCCAAATTGGTTGTAGTCACCCAGACTGTCCTTTGGAAGCAGCTGTGGTGGTTCCCCTTTTTGTCAAGAAAGGTGTTGTAGGCAGTTTTAAGTTATACTTTACTGATGCTTCTAACTTAACCTATGTGGATGAACAACTTGCTAGCGGTTTAGGGCATATTTTTTCATCACAATTGGAATTAGGACAGATGGCCTTAGAACAAGGGTTGCTCAAGGATGCTGAAATTAAGTCCTTGCAAGCACAAGTTAATCCGCATTTTCTTTTCAATGCGATTAACACAATTTCTGCCTTGATAAGGGTGGATAGTGAAAAGGCAAGGCATCTTCTGTTACAACTGGGCCATTATTTTAGAGCTAATCTTAATAGTACACGGCAGAATGTCATTTCCGTTGACTCTGAATTAAAACATTTGGAAGCTTATCTAACCATTGAACAGGCTAGGTTTCCTAACCGCTATGAGGTCATTATTGATATTCCTGAGGCCCTCAAAAGTGCAGCTATTCCTCCTTTTATGATTCAAATATTAGTTGAAAATGCTTTGAAACATGCCTTTACAGGACGTAAGAAGGATAATAAGGTTTGGGTGATGGCAAGGCAAAAGGCATCAGGTTATCTCAGGCTAACGGTCAAAGATAACGGTCAAGGAATTGCACCAGAAAAATTGGCTTTGCTAGGGAAAACGGTAGTTACCTCTGAAAAAGGAACAGGATCGGCCTTGGAAAATTTGAACAAGCGTTTAATGAGCTTATACGGTAATAAGGCTATATTCGAGGTAACCTCAGATCAGTCGGGGACCAGTTTTGTGTTACAAATCCCCTTTAATCAACTAAAGGAGAGAACCACATGA
- a CDS encoding LytR/AlgR family response regulator transcription factor, with protein sequence MKVVIIDDEPLARMELAYLIEETQMVSAIYQGESIEDAFQLILTHQPDLLFLDIHLTDESGLDLAKRLSQIPNAPLIIFATAYDNHAVEAFEVNAIDYVLKPFEQARIQKAIVKAKMTLDRQQTNNSKEAEVPQTKRLTLEVDERIYLLPFSDILYCEVQGKETTVYTKTAHYTSHTSLSAIEKVLTTESFLKVHRSYLINTQAIKEIQPWFNQTYQVTMINGGKVPVSRSYLKTFRQRLGL encoded by the coding sequence ATGAAAGTTGTAATTATTGATGATGAACCATTGGCTAGAATGGAACTGGCTTATCTTATTGAAGAAACCCAAATGGTTAGTGCTATTTATCAAGGGGAGTCCATCGAAGATGCCTTTCAACTGATATTAACGCATCAGCCTGATTTATTATTTTTAGATATTCATTTAACAGATGAAAGCGGGCTAGATCTAGCTAAGCGTCTAAGCCAAATTCCAAATGCTCCCTTAATTATTTTTGCAACGGCCTATGATAATCACGCCGTAGAAGCTTTTGAAGTTAATGCGATTGATTATGTTTTGAAACCTTTTGAACAAGCCCGCATCCAAAAAGCTATTGTAAAGGCGAAAATGACATTAGACAGGCAGCAAACGAACAACTCTAAAGAAGCAGAAGTGCCACAAACCAAACGCCTAACCCTTGAAGTAGATGAGCGCATATACTTATTACCCTTTTCAGATATTCTCTATTGTGAAGTCCAAGGCAAGGAAACGACGGTCTATACAAAAACAGCCCACTATACCAGTCACACAAGCTTATCAGCTATTGAAAAAGTTTTAACCACAGAATCTTTTTTGAAAGTGCATCGCAGTTATCTCATTAATACACAAGCTATAAAAGAAATTCAGCCGTGGTTTAATCAAACCTACCAAGTGACCATGATCAATGGTGGAAAGGTTCCTGTGAGTAGATCATATTTGAAAACATTCCGCCAGCGGTTAGGACTTTGA
- the lrgA gene encoding antiholin-like murein hydrolase modulator LrgA, with the protein MTKTYSMIYQSVVIGTIVLISKVLETLSPIKLPASVIGLVLLFIALTTKVISLSQVEKVADLLVGNIGLFFVPAGISVINCLGILKEHFILNMLLIFISTLLLLVGTGWMTQLLMGAGVKKPALGKPGLLVKGSFQDERHLVASKVLAK; encoded by the coding sequence ATGACTAAAACTTATTCTATGATTTATCAAAGCGTTGTGATTGGAACAATTGTTCTCATTTCAAAGGTATTGGAGACCTTATCCCCAATAAAATTACCAGCTTCTGTTATTGGACTTGTCTTATTATTTATAGCTTTAACGACTAAAGTGATTAGTCTTAGTCAAGTGGAAAAAGTAGCAGATCTTTTGGTTGGCAATATCGGTCTCTTCTTTGTTCCTGCTGGTATTTCAGTGATTAATTGTTTAGGGATTTTGAAAGAACATTTTATTTTAAACATGCTTCTGATTTTTATTTCAACACTCTTGTTGCTTGTTGGAACTGGTTGGATGACACAATTATTAATGGGAGCAGGTGTCAAGAAACCAGCTTTGGGAAAACCAGGTCTCTTGGTCAAAGGGTCATTTCAGGATGAGCGTCATCTGGTAGCTAGTAAAGTCTTGGCTAAATAA
- a CDS encoding alpha/beta hydrolase, translating into MKTIRLSKYLGILFLLVTLASVGSSFYFFHVAQVRDEKTFINNKKRSTDNPLYPAEQAFDALPREKRYMTHRGFNQVAWYLPAAKETQKTAVVVHGFANNKSNMKPYAMLFHDLGYNVLMPDNEAHGESQGNLIGYGWNDRLNVIAWTNQLIKKKPDSQITLFGLSMGAATVMMASGEKLPEQVTSIIEDCGYTSVWDELKFQAKAMYNLPAFPLLYEVSALSKIRAGFSYAEASSVRQLAKNKRPTLFIHGDKDDFVPTKMVYDNYKATKGPKEILIVKGAKHARSFETNPVQYQKKIAAFLQKIDK; encoded by the coding sequence ATGAAAACCATTCGATTATCAAAGTATTTAGGAATCCTATTCCTATTAGTAACTCTTGCTAGCGTTGGCTCTAGTTTTTATTTCTTCCATGTTGCCCAAGTACGGGATGAGAAAACATTCATTAACAATAAAAAACGCAGTACGGATAACCCGCTATACCCAGCTGAGCAAGCTTTTGATGCTTTACCACGTGAAAAGCGTTACATGACCCATCGTGGGTTTAATCAAGTAGCATGGTATTTACCAGCTGCGAAAGAAACCCAAAAGACAGCTGTCGTGGTTCATGGTTTTGCTAACAATAAGTCAAACATGAAACCTTATGCCATGCTTTTTCACGATTTGGGTTATAATGTCCTGATGCCAGACAATGAAGCTCATGGAGAAAGCCAAGGAAACTTAATCGGCTATGGCTGGAATGATCGGTTGAATGTCATAGCTTGGACAAATCAGTTGATTAAGAAAAAACCAGACAGTCAAATCACCCTTTTTGGACTTTCTATGGGAGCTGCCACAGTCATGATGGCAAGTGGGGAAAAATTACCTGAGCAGGTTACCTCTATTATTGAAGATTGTGGTTATACTAGCGTTTGGGATGAATTGAAGTTTCAGGCTAAGGCTATGTACAACTTGCCTGCCTTCCCATTGCTCTATGAAGTTTCTGCCTTATCTAAGATTCGAGCGGGTTTTAGTTACGCAGAGGCAAGTTCAGTGAGACAACTGGCTAAAAATAAGCGGCCCACTTTATTTATTCATGGGGACAAAGATGATTTTGTTCCTACAAAAATGGTTTACGACAATTACAAGGCTACTAAAGGTCCTAAGGAAATCTTGATTGTTAAAGGGGCAAAACATGCCAGATCCTTTGAAACAAACCCAGTACAATACCAGAAAAAAATTGCTGCATTTTTGCAAAAAATTGATAAATAA
- a CDS encoding class II fructose-bisphosphate aldolase, producing the protein MAIVSAEKFVQAARENGYAVGGFNTNNLEWTQAILRAAEAKQAPVLIQTSMGAAKYMGGYKVCQSLIANLVESMGITVPVAIHLDHGHYEDALECIEVGYTSIMFDGSHLPVEENLAKTAEVVKIAHAKGVSVEAEVGTIGGEEDGIIGKGELAPIEDAKAMVETGIDFLAAGIGNIHGPYPENWEGLALDHLEKLTAAVPGFPIVLHGGSGIPDDQIKEAIRLGVAKINVNTESQIAFSNATREFARNYEANEAEYDGKKLFDPRKFLAPGMKAVQGAVEERIDVFGSANKA; encoded by the coding sequence ATGGCAATCGTTTCAGCAGAAAAATTTGTCCAAGCAGCTCGTGAAAACGGATATGCTGTTGGTGGATTCAACACAAACAACTTAGAGTGGACTCAAGCAATCTTGCGTGCAGCAGAAGCTAAACAAGCTCCAGTTCTTATCCAAACATCAATGGGTGCAGCAAAATACATGGGTGGTTACAAAGTATGTCAATCTCTTATCGCTAACCTTGTTGAATCAATGGGTATCACAGTTCCTGTTGCTATTCACCTTGACCACGGTCACTACGAAGATGCTCTTGAGTGTATCGAAGTAGGTTACACTTCTATCATGTTTGATGGTTCACACCTTCCAGTTGAAGAAAACCTTGCTAAGACTGCAGAAGTTGTTAAAATTGCACATGCTAAAGGCGTTTCAGTTGAAGCTGAAGTTGGTACAATCGGTGGTGAAGAAGACGGAATCATCGGTAAAGGTGAGCTTGCTCCAATCGAAGATGCTAAAGCAATGGTTGAAACTGGAATTGACTTCTTGGCAGCTGGTATCGGTAACATCCACGGTCCATACCCAGAAAACTGGGAAGGTCTTGCTCTTGACCACTTAGAAAAATTAACAGCAGCTGTACCAGGCTTCCCAATCGTATTGCACGGTGGTTCTGGTATTCCTGACGATCAAATCAAAGAAGCAATCCGTCTTGGTGTTGCTAAAATTAACGTTAACACTGAAAGCCAAATTGCTTTCTCTAACGCAACTCGTGAATTTGCTCGTAACTACGAAGCTAACGAAGCAGAATACGATGGTAAAAAATTATTTGACCCACGTAAATTCTTGGCTCCAGGTATGAAAGCTGTTCAAGGCGCTGTTGAAGAACGTATCGACGTTTTCGGATCAGCGAATAAAGCATAA
- the rpmB gene encoding 50S ribosomal protein L28: MAKVCYFTGRKTVSGNNRSHAMNQTKRTVKPNLQKVTILVDGKPKKVWASARALKSGKVERI; the protein is encoded by the coding sequence ATGGCTAAAGTATGTTATTTTACAGGACGTAAAACCGTTTCTGGAAACAACCGTTCACACGCGATGAACCAAACAAAACGTACAGTTAAACCAAATCTTCAAAAAGTAACTATCCTTGTTGATGGTAAACCTAAAAAAGTTTGGGCTTCTGCTCGTGCGCTTAAATCTGGTAAAGTAGAACGCATCTAA
- a CDS encoding Asp23/Gls24 family envelope stress response protein, producing MTVKINTKDGLIELSDDVIATVVGGSATEIFGVVGMASKSAIKDNFQSLLRKENYAKGVVVKSTDMGISVDVYTVMSYGVKISEVSKNIQERVKFNLESQLGLAADMVNVYVQNIKVVGEN from the coding sequence ATGACTGTAAAAATCAATACAAAAGATGGTCTAATCGAACTATCCGACGATGTTATCGCAACTGTCGTGGGTGGGTCAGCAACGGAAATTTTTGGCGTTGTTGGAATGGCTAGTAAAAGTGCAATCAAGGACAATTTCCAATCGCTACTTCGCAAAGAAAACTATGCAAAAGGTGTTGTAGTGAAATCAACAGATATGGGTATTTCTGTTGATGTATACACTGTGATGAGTTATGGTGTGAAGATCAGTGAAGTCTCTAAAAATATCCAAGAACGCGTGAAATTTAACCTTGAGAGTCAGCTTGGTCTTGCTGCTGATATGGTTAATGTTTACGTTCAAAATATTAAGGTTGTAGGAGAAAATTAG
- a CDS encoding DAK2 domain-containing protein, whose product MSNITTSLFQEMVQAAATRLGKQAEYVNSLNVFPVPDGDTGTNMGMTMDNGAKEVADKPASTVGEVGQILSKGLLMGARGNSGVITSQLFRGFGQSVKGKDELTGKDLAQAFQMGVEVAYKAVMKPVEGTILTVSRGAATAALKKADLTDDAVEVMQAALDGAKGALAKTPDLLPVLKEVGVVDSGGQGLVFIYEGFLSALNGDYVASEDFKATPANMSEMINAEHHKSVVGHVATEDITYGYCTEIMVALKQGPTYVKEFNYDEFQGYLSGLGDSLLVVNDDEIVKVHVHTEDPGLVMQEGLKYGSLIKIKVDNMRNQHEAQVQRTDTEESKAEAKDFGLIAVVAGEGLSEIFKAQGVDYVISGGQTMNPSTEDIVKAIEAVNAKQVIILPNNKNIFMAAQSAAEVVDIPAAVVETRTVPQGFTSLLAFDPSKSLEDNVADMSASLSDVVSGSVTLAVRDTTIDGLEIHENDFLGMVDGKIVVSNPDMEATLKAAFEKMIDEDSEIVTIFVGEEGDQDLAEDLAEYLEDTYEDVEVEIHQGDQPVYPYLMSVE is encoded by the coding sequence GTGTCAAATATTACAACAAGCTTATTCCAAGAAATGGTCCAAGCGGCAGCGACTCGTCTTGGTAAACAAGCAGAATATGTTAATTCCTTAAACGTTTTCCCTGTCCCAGATGGAGACACAGGGACAAATATGGGCATGACGATGGACAACGGTGCCAAAGAAGTGGCGGATAAACCGGCTTCAACTGTTGGTGAAGTTGGTCAAATTTTGTCAAAAGGTCTTTTAATGGGAGCGCGTGGAAACTCTGGGGTTATCACCTCACAACTCTTCCGTGGTTTTGGACAAAGTGTAAAAGGAAAAGACGAGCTCACGGGTAAAGATTTGGCACAAGCCTTTCAAATGGGAGTAGAAGTTGCTTACAAGGCAGTGATGAAGCCTGTTGAAGGAACAATCTTGACAGTATCTCGTGGAGCAGCAACTGCAGCCTTGAAAAAAGCAGACCTTACAGATGATGCAGTGGAAGTTATGCAAGCTGCTTTAGATGGTGCAAAAGGTGCCCTTGCTAAGACTCCTGATTTACTTCCTGTTCTTAAAGAAGTTGGTGTGGTTGACTCAGGTGGTCAAGGACTGGTTTTCATCTATGAAGGATTCCTATCTGCTTTAAATGGTGACTATGTAGCTTCAGAAGATTTTAAAGCGACTCCTGCTAACATGTCTGAAATGATTAATGCAGAGCATCACAAATCTGTTGTCGGTCATGTGGCTACTGAAGATATTACTTACGGTTATTGTACTGAAATCATGGTTGCTCTTAAACAAGGACCAACTTATGTGAAAGAATTCAACTACGATGAATTTCAAGGATATCTTAGCGGCCTAGGAGACTCATTATTAGTAGTTAACGATGACGAGATTGTTAAAGTTCACGTCCATACTGAAGATCCAGGACTCGTGATGCAAGAAGGTCTTAAATATGGTTCGCTTATTAAGATTAAAGTGGACAATATGCGTAATCAGCATGAAGCACAGGTTCAAAGGACTGATACCGAAGAAAGCAAAGCTGAGGCAAAAGACTTTGGCTTGATTGCAGTGGTTGCTGGAGAAGGTTTATCTGAAATCTTCAAGGCACAAGGTGTTGATTATGTGATTTCTGGTGGTCAAACCATGAACCCATCAACAGAAGATATTGTAAAAGCTATTGAAGCAGTTAATGCCAAGCAAGTCATTATCTTACCAAATAATAAAAATATCTTTATGGCTGCCCAATCTGCTGCAGAAGTGGTTGATATTCCGGCTGCTGTTGTTGAAACACGTACTGTTCCGCAAGGATTTACTAGCCTGTTAGCCTTTGACCCTTCCAAATCTTTAGAAGACAATGTAGCAGATATGTCAGCTAGTCTTTCTGACGTAGTTAGCGGTAGCGTCACTTTGGCAGTCCGTGACACTACTATTGATGGTTTAGAAATCCATGAAAATGATTTCTTGGGAATGGTTGATGGTAAAATCGTCGTTTCGAACCCAGATATGGAAGCAACTCTAAAAGCTGCCTTTGAAAAAATGATTGACGAAGATAGCGAGATTGTGACTATTTTTGTTGGTGAAGAAGGTGATCAAGACTTGGCAGAAGACCTTGCTGAGTATTTAGAAGATACTTATGAAGATGTAGAAGTTGAGATCCATCAAGGAGATCAGCCTGTTTATCCATATCTCATGAGTGTAGAATAA
- a CDS encoding SPFH domain-containing protein, whose translation MLGPVIFIAFGVIIILAIVASTLYVVRQQSVAIVERFGRYQKTATSGIHIRLPFGIDKIAARVQLRLLQSEIIVETKTKDNVFVTLNVATQYRVNEQNVTDAYYKLMKPESQIKSYIEDALRSSVPKLTLDELFEKKDEIALEVQHQVAEEMSTYGYIIVKTLITKVEPDAEVKQSMNEINAAQRKRVAAQELANADKIKIVTAAEAEAEKDRLHGVGIAQQRKAIVDGLAESIQELKEANISLNEEQIMSILLTNQYLDTLNTFAAKGNQTLFLPNTPNGVDDIRTQVLSALKTR comes from the coding sequence ATGTTAGGACCAGTTATCTTTATTGCTTTTGGGGTTATTATTATCCTAGCTATTGTTGCCAGCACCCTTTATGTGGTTCGCCAACAATCTGTTGCCATTGTGGAACGTTTTGGTAGGTACCAAAAAACAGCAACTAGTGGTATTCATATCCGACTTCCGTTTGGGATTGATAAAATTGCTGCGCGTGTGCAGTTGCGCCTTTTACAGTCAGAAATCATCGTTGAAACTAAAACCAAAGATAATGTGTTTGTGACCTTGAATGTGGCCACTCAGTACCGTGTTAACGAGCAAAATGTAACGGATGCTTACTATAAATTAATGAAGCCTGAATCTCAAATCAAGTCTTATATTGAAGATGCCTTGCGATCATCAGTACCTAAATTAACTTTAGATGAATTGTTTGAGAAAAAAGATGAAATTGCCTTGGAAGTACAACATCAAGTGGCAGAAGAAATGTCAACTTATGGTTACATTATTGTCAAAACCTTGATTACCAAGGTGGAGCCTGATGCTGAAGTGAAACAGTCAATGAATGAAATCAATGCGGCTCAACGAAAACGTGTAGCTGCTCAAGAGTTGGCAAATGCAGATAAAATTAAAATTGTGACAGCAGCAGAAGCTGAAGCTGAAAAAGATCGCTTGCACGGGGTAGGGATTGCCCAACAGCGTAAGGCCATTGTAGATGGTTTGGCCGAGTCTATTCAAGAGCTTAAAGAGGCGAATATTTCCTTAAACGAAGAACAAATCATGTCCATCTTGTTGACCAACCAATACCTGGATACTCTCAATACCTTTGCAGCAAAAGGAAACCAAACCCTTTTCCTACCAAATACACCAAATGGAGTAGATGATATCCGTACACAAGTATTATCTGCCCTTAAAACGAGGTAG